The nucleotide sequence taatacattTGTAAGAGTATTTACCTTCAGATTAAtgttattttcattattatatatgtttctcacattaaataaatatacacTTGATCAATTGacaaattttataaatgttaTACAAGTACTTTTATTACCTATGGCTACTATACCTTTATACAGATTTAGTATTCATGAAAATGTATTGGGAGAATTTCGCCTAAAAAAGTTCCCCAAATTTGCAGTCtttcttataattattGCTATAATTATTTCTAATGTACTCTTAACCATTCTTGATTTTGTACATAAAGAAACCAGTATAATTaccatattttttctagttattttttcatttctttattttggttttattatatatttctttaatataccaattaaaaaaaattatattcaaCGAAATTAAagttttctttttcttcttttttttttttttttttttttttccacAAATATagtaattattttttatatgtgaattatatatgatttattttatactatttcccttttatttctttcaCAACcatcttattatatatataaaccTCAAAGTTGTATAGCAATACTAGTTATATGTTaaattttacttttttGTATTACATTAATGTGAATaccttttttatatataagtattaaaatgaaaagaaaagttGCTATCAccaatataataataaatgaagtaatatatatatatttgttttattatatccttttttttttttttttttttNNNNNNNNNNNNNNNNNNNNNNNNNNNNNNNNNNNNNNNNNNNNNNNNNNNNNNNNNNNNNNNNNNNNNNNNNNNNNNNNNNNNNNNNNNNNNNNNNNNNaaaaaaaaaaaaaaaaaaatagctcaataaatatataaatgaataaaataataataaaaaaaaaaaagttataataaaagggaagtgtaaaataaaataatataaccCTTTTTGTTTGATCttgaattattttatgcaaatgattttttcaattttaataatcatttatatattgataatttttattaccaatatatattttatctataaataatctgattaaaagataatatcatttaaaaaatatataacctaaaaatataaaaaatatgatgatgaaataacatatatatatatatatatatatatatatattatattatattatatatgtacattacaataattaataattatgaaataaatataggAATTTATGgattattcttataaataaaaacactattatataaaagtacAATGATAGAAAAATTGTAAATGTCTTacttaaatttttaattataaataaagcATACTTAGAATTGATAATTCAATCATTATTACTTAactttttttctatattttccTGTACAAAAATGTTCGttcttattttaaatataaattaataaaagtGAAGGAATGGatatacaatatatgtaataaagTATAACAacgtttttttttttttttttttttttttaaataacattattatgttacattttatcatatatttttttaatttctttatagagattttcttatttttataagaaGCTTACTAATTctctttcatttttatcatagttcatataatatttattccCATTATTTGATGATGCTGAATTCGTACGATTATGATGATCATGATGATCTTCATTACATGCATGTTCACTAGAATGGTGATTGGTAAAAGGCGAATTATTTGCCTTTTTTCCGAATCTTTTTATTGAACAACAGTGATCCaaatttcttttctttatcattttctgtgatgtataattattacttaataataagattatagataaaattgatataaatacatGGTATTTTTCTAAAAGCTCGTTACATTTGGGACCTATATTAAAATGCCCATGTGAaattacaaataatataacacTAAATATACCCCATGTGAGTAATAAgacattttttaattgaataaaattaaaaaggaTACAAAGTGAACATATTGGAgtcataatatataaagctagctaaaaattaaaaaaaaaaaaaaaaaaaaaaaaaaaaaaaaaaaaaatataattatattaaaataataaatattttattttttttttttttttttatatttttNNNNNNNNNNNNNNNNNNNNNNNNNNNNNNNNNNNNNNNNNNNNNNNNNNNNNNNNNNNNNNNNNNNNNNNNNNNNNNNNNNNNNNNNNNNNNNNNNNNNNNNNNNNNNNNNNNNNNNNNNNNNNNNNNNNNNNNNNNNNNNNNNNNNNNNNNNNNNNNNNNNNNNNNNNNNNNNNNNNNNNNNNNNNNNNNNNNNNNNNNNNNNNNNNNNNNNNNNNNNNNNNNNNNNNNNNNNNNNNNNNNNNNNNNNNNNNNNNNNNNNNNNNNNNNNNNNNNNNNNNNNNNNNNNNNNNNNNNNNNNNNNNNNNNNNNNNNNNNNNNNNNNNNNNNNNNNNNNNNNNNNNNNNNNNNNNNNNNNNNNNNNNNNNNNNNNNNNNNNNNNNNNNNNNNNNNNNNNNNNATGAAAAAAATTGGggcaaaaaaaaaaaaagaaggtaaaaaataaaaaaaaaaaaaaaaaaaaaaaaaaaaaaaaaaaaaatataggTATATcaaatgtataaatatatatattttggCTGTTTGTTCataacttttttatatttcttattatatatatatatatatatatatataatatatatatatgtatatatatatgtatgcatttctttttaataaaatattttaaaaattttttctttactATATCGGATATTTCATGAAGATGTGCTAGTTGTGAATTGAAAATGTTAAAAACGGATAATGTAAACATAACAATGGGAATTATAATACAATCAAGCAAGCAAATGATACTTGCAATAGATGATATTCTATTCAAACTTATActgaaaataaataaaaaaaatatatataaagttatataaaatacaaataaaatataaaatataataatgaagacatttacaatatatagatatatataaacacatgtatataatattaagatggtttcaaatatatatatatatatatatatatatatatattattataagcAGCTTCCAACAATATACACACACAtcaaacaaaaaaaaaaaagagaaagaaaaaattaataaataaaatatataatgcacataaaaaataaaataaatcataaaattaaataatttattatattattatatattatagcaaatatattaatatatatgaacaacttcgtctttatataataattctttcctattatacaataaaaagtttactatttttttttaatttactttttaattttaatcATATTGAAAAAGTGGAAAAAAGTATATCATACGGGAATTTTGTAGTTTATAatcttataatataattcttttgtttttatttataaatgaataatataaaaatatatataagaacaaaataaaatatgcTAATGATAAatcaaatattatatatatatatatatatatatattttatgcaaaataaaatgaataaatatataaataaaatatgtatgcgaaaaaaattaaaatgaGTTAACTTCAcaatatattcaaatacaaaatttatagtctaaaaatattatacaaaaatataaaaaagaaaagaaaagaaaatatcacttcatatatatatatattatatatatttatatatgcataAGATATTAGATATGgcaaaattatatataaaaaatatatataatattataattaaataaacaGTATGCAACGCATGCgttgttatatataaaataatttttgtatatgaaaatatacTTTATCGTTTGTgttatctttatattttttaatttatttattttattttattattattgttatattcTTTTTGAGTTTCTGTTTCCttcacttttttttataatttatgcATATATGTGTATGGGTTTGCAAATGATGGCTTTCTTAATTtaaatgttataataaataagcTTTATCAAAGTATTTAAATTGATGCcattgtatataataattaatttttatttaattaaaatataattatataaaaatataatacacacataaaatatatatatatatatatatatatacatttacTTTTGACGTATTAGAATACtgatattttaattttacataataacgttaatatatatattaattaaaataaaaaatataaataattattaataaaaaatacaaataagataaaaatatatacatataaattatatatatatatatatatatatatatatatatatatatatatatatatattttatatattttatatatatattctttttttctttggGAGACTATTAGCGTActactttttttttcatacttatttttctcaatttaatgaaaaaatgaaaaaaaaaaaaaaatgcaCTTATTATATAGACCTATGAAAAGTTTAATCTTCTAACAAAGTTTTAAACAGTTTCATAATTTCTACATATTTgtaaaatttaattataaatatttatatatatattatattatattaaaataataaattattattcaaaCCTTTGCgttaaataaaatacgaatgtacataaataataaatatacatatatatattatatatatataacaatttctacataacaaaaaaaatgagtacatgaaaatattcttaagaaaaaatagtcatatttaaaaaaaaagaaaaaaaaaaaaaaaataataatatataaatatatacaaataacatttattaattacacaattttctttttttggaaaaaaaaaaaaaaaaaatatttaaaaaaattataaaatataaaaaataattattatataatataaaaatatattatattgttataaaaatatatttttttttaaatatattttcacattattttatcaaaattttagcttcaattttataaggaaatgagaaaaaaaagaaaaaaaaaataccTTTCTATGCtatgtaatatttatttatattaacaattaaatattttatatttattcataggaaatatatattttttgtcctaatatgaaaaatattataattaaacTTATTTAAGttacatattaaatatatataaatattccTGGAAGTAGGTGAATTTTCTAcctataattatttttccttttttttttttttttttttaaatatttaatacaCTTTAAGATATTGTCCATAAAGGTATTACAAAtgtaaattaaaaatatatatacaaataaatataacaaatttataaacgataaaaaatatatatagtgatatatataaaaatat is from Plasmodium reichenowi strain SY57 chromosome 5, whole genome shotgun sequence and encodes:
- a CDS encoding putative membrane protein (conserved Plasmodium membrane protein, unknown function), with product MIKIKNISLNRISSIASIICLLDCIIIPIVMFTLSVFNIFNSQLAHLHEISDILALYIMTPICSLCILFNFIQLKNVLLLTWGIFSVILFVISHGHFNIGPKCNELLEKYHVFISILSIILLLSNNYTSQKMIKKRNLDHCCSIKRFGKKANNSPFTNHHSSEHACNEDHHDHHNRTNSASSNNGNKYYMNYDKNERELVSFL